One segment of Marvinbryantia formatexigens DSM 14469 DNA contains the following:
- a CDS encoding glycosyltransferase family 2 protein, producing MDVSVIIPNYNGEKYIRACLDSLLTQNIGDVPVIVVDNASADGSCGIIEAEYPSVRLIRLDKNYGFSRAVNEGIRAARTEFVILLNNDTRAEADFVSELLRAIRRDARIFSCQAQMRQMDEPQLLDNAGDFYCALGWALTRGKGKSCAGYLKEDAVFSACAGAAIYRKSIFEKIGYFDEKHFAYLEDVDICYRAKIAGYENRYAPRAVVYHKGSASTGSRYNRFKVGSAARNNLYLIYKNMPFWQILINLPFLLAGTLIKLLFFTAKGMGGTYLKGLWQGVLLARSGEKVPFLPENFDNCWRIQLELWKNLARIVKN from the coding sequence ATGGATGTATCGGTCATAATTCCCAATTATAATGGGGAAAAATATATAAGGGCGTGTCTGGACAGTCTGCTTACGCAGAACATCGGGGATGTGCCTGTCATCGTGGTAGACAACGCCTCCGCTGACGGAAGCTGCGGAATTATCGAGGCGGAATATCCGTCCGTAAGGCTGATTCGCCTCGATAAAAATTACGGATTCTCCCGCGCGGTCAACGAGGGTATCCGGGCGGCGCGGACAGAATTTGTTATTCTGCTTAACAATGATACGCGCGCGGAGGCGGATTTCGTGTCGGAGCTGCTGCGCGCCATCCGGCGGGATGCGCGGATCTTTTCCTGTCAGGCGCAGATGCGGCAGATGGACGAACCGCAGCTTCTGGATAACGCCGGGGATTTTTACTGTGCGCTCGGCTGGGCGCTGACGCGCGGAAAGGGAAAAAGCTGCGCAGGTTATCTTAAGGAGGACGCTGTTTTTTCCGCGTGCGCCGGAGCAGCCATTTACCGGAAAAGTATTTTCGAAAAAATCGGTTATTTTGACGAGAAGCATTTTGCCTATCTGGAGGATGTGGACATCTGCTACCGCGCGAAAATCGCCGGGTATGAAAACCGTTATGCGCCGCGGGCTGTCGTGTATCACAAGGGCAGCGCCTCCACAGGCTCCCGCTACAACCGCTTTAAGGTGGGCAGCGCGGCGCGCAACAATCTGTACTTGATTTATAAAAATATGCCGTTCTGGCAGATTCTGATTAATCTGCCGTTTCTGCTTGCCGGGACGCTGATCAAGCTGCTCTTTTTTACGGCGAAGGGCATGGGTGGGACGTATCTGAAAGGGCTCTGGCAGGGCGTGCTTCTGGCGCGCAGCGGCGAAAAAGTGCCGTTTCTGCCGGAAAATTTTGATAATTGCTGGCGGATTCAGCTCGAACTGTGGAAAAACCTCGCGAGAATAGTAAAAAATTAG
- the rffA gene encoding dTDP-4-amino-4,6-dideoxygalactose transaminase, whose amino-acid sequence MIDFNRAPFTGKETEYMEQAIKSGKMCGDGPFTKKCAKWICDTYHVNHTLLTTSCTHALEMSAYLADIQPGDEVIMPSYTFCSTADAFVLRGAKIVFVDIRPDTMNIDERLIEEAVTEKTRAIVPVHYAGVACAMDEIMAIAKKHDLKVVEDAAQGMNAYYKGKPLGTIGDFGCYSFHETKNYTMGEGGALLFQDERYQEKAEILREKGTDRSKFFRGQVDKYTWVDFGSSYLPSDLNAAYLYAQLEIADEINRKRLQIYNYYHEALAPLEEKGVLTRPFVPDYATHNAHMYYVKLRDLEARSRFISYLREHGIWAVFHYVPLHSAAAGQKFGRFHGEDIYTTKESERLVRLPMYYNLEMEQVEYIADTILKYQNW is encoded by the coding sequence ATGATTGATTTTAACAGGGCGCCGTTTACCGGAAAAGAGACGGAGTATATGGAACAGGCGATCAAAAGCGGCAAGATGTGCGGCGACGGTCCGTTTACGAAAAAGTGCGCGAAGTGGATCTGCGATACGTACCATGTAAATCACACGCTGCTGACCACCTCCTGCACGCATGCGCTGGAAATGTCGGCGTACCTGGCGGATATCCAGCCGGGCGACGAGGTAATTATGCCGTCGTACACCTTCTGCTCCACGGCGGACGCTTTTGTACTGCGCGGGGCGAAAATCGTGTTTGTCGATATCCGGCCGGACACTATGAACATCGACGAGCGCCTGATTGAGGAAGCCGTCACGGAGAAAACCAGGGCAATCGTTCCGGTACACTATGCGGGCGTTGCCTGCGCGATGGACGAGATCATGGCGATCGCAAAAAAGCATGATCTTAAGGTGGTGGAGGACGCCGCCCAGGGCATGAACGCGTATTATAAGGGGAAACCGCTAGGCACCATCGGGGATTTCGGCTGCTACAGCTTCCACGAGACAAAGAATTATACGATGGGAGAGGGCGGCGCGCTGCTTTTCCAGGATGAGAGATACCAGGAAAAGGCGGAGATTCTGCGCGAGAAGGGTACCGACCGCAGCAAATTTTTCCGCGGTCAGGTGGATAAGTACACTTGGGTGGACTTCGGTTCCTCCTATCTTCCGAGCGACCTGAATGCGGCGTATCTGTACGCGCAGCTTGAGATTGCCGATGAGATTAACCGCAAGCGCCTGCAGATTTACAATTATTACCATGAAGCGCTGGCGCCGTTGGAGGAAAAAGGGGTGCTTACGCGCCCGTTTGTCCCGGATTATGCCACCCATAATGCACATATGTATTATGTGAAGCTGAGGGACCTGGAGGCGAGAAGCCGCTTCATCAGTTATCTGCGCGAGCACGGTATCTGGGCGGTGTTCCACTATGTGCCGCTGCATTCGGCGGCTGCCGGGCAGAAATTCGGGCGTTTCCACGGCGAAGACATATACACCACGAAGGAGAGCGAGCGTCTCGTGCGTCTGCCGATGTATTATAATCTGGAGATGGAGCAGGTGGAATACATCGCGGATACGATTCTGAAATATCAGAACTGGTAG
- a CDS encoding glycosyltransferase family 2 protein: MELLKKLKWYNVKKGLHYLKHFGVKEFLIRLQERMEPEEVPYGPWYEAYRPKETDLAAQRRKKFKHSCKFSIAVPAYETPETFLREMIASVQKQTYGNWELCIVNASPQNERMKQVLEEYAAADERIRVKNLAENKGIAGNTNEALAMASGDFVCLLDHDDLLAPNALFEAARSLEADSSIDVLYTDEDKVETDGRTHFKPNLKPDFNLDLLRSNNYICHFFMVRRALAERAGGFDGAYEGAQDYDFILRCTDMAKNIHHIPEILYHWRTHAASTADNPISKMYAYEAGKRAIEAHLERRGQAAEVSLKKDLGFYRVKYPVQGKPLVSIIIPNKDETEALRLCIESIKKTVVYENYEIIIVENNSSSREIFAYYKELSEDARIRIVRWKDAFNYSAINNYGVKYAKGEFLLFLNNDIEALETGWFEELLGNCQRPEVGITGAKLLYPDGTIQHAGTVIGIGGIAGHMFVGMPAERSGYLHKASLQMDYSAVTAACMMMKRSLFERLGGFEERLSVAFNDVDLCLRANEAGFLVVYDPYACLRHYESKSRGAEDSPEKVRRFQEEIEFMRTRWEKLLKAGDPYYNKNLSLSKWNYSLRADRKKGRNTND, encoded by the coding sequence ATGGAATTGTTAAAAAAGCTGAAGTGGTATAATGTCAAAAAAGGACTGCACTATCTGAAGCATTTCGGGGTGAAGGAGTTTCTCATCCGTCTGCAGGAGCGCATGGAGCCGGAGGAGGTTCCATACGGTCCCTGGTACGAAGCGTACCGCCCAAAGGAAACGGACCTGGCGGCGCAGCGCAGAAAAAAGTTTAAACATTCCTGCAAATTCAGTATCGCGGTTCCGGCATACGAGACGCCGGAGACTTTTCTGCGGGAAATGATTGCCTCTGTGCAGAAGCAGACCTACGGGAACTGGGAGCTGTGTATTGTGAACGCCAGCCCGCAGAACGAGCGGATGAAGCAGGTGCTGGAGGAATATGCGGCGGCGGATGAGCGCATCCGCGTGAAAAACCTTGCGGAAAACAAAGGAATCGCCGGCAATACAAATGAGGCGCTCGCGATGGCGTCCGGTGATTTTGTATGTCTCCTGGACCACGATGATTTGCTGGCGCCGAACGCGCTTTTTGAGGCGGCGCGCTCTCTGGAGGCGGATTCGTCCATCGATGTGCTTTATACGGATGAGGATAAGGTGGAAACCGACGGACGCACGCATTTCAAGCCGAATCTGAAGCCGGATTTCAACCTCGATCTGCTGCGTTCCAACAATTATATCTGTCATTTTTTTATGGTAAGAAGAGCGCTCGCGGAGCGGGCGGGCGGCTTTGACGGCGCTTATGAGGGCGCGCAGGATTACGATTTTATTCTCCGCTGCACGGATATGGCAAAGAACATTCATCACATCCCGGAGATTTTATATCACTGGCGGACGCACGCGGCGTCGACCGCGGATAATCCCATCAGCAAAATGTACGCCTACGAGGCGGGAAAGCGCGCCATTGAGGCGCACCTGGAAAGGCGTGGGCAGGCGGCGGAGGTTTCGCTGAAGAAGGACCTGGGCTTTTACCGGGTGAAATATCCGGTGCAGGGAAAGCCGCTGGTGTCCATCATCATTCCCAACAAGGATGAGACGGAGGCTCTCAGACTCTGCATCGAATCTATCAAAAAAACGGTAGTTTATGAAAACTATGAAATCATTATTGTAGAGAATAACAGCAGCAGCCGGGAGATTTTCGCATACTATAAGGAGCTTTCAGAGGATGCGCGCATCCGGATTGTCCGCTGGAAGGATGCATTTAACTATTCCGCAATCAACAATTATGGTGTAAAATATGCAAAAGGAGAATTCCTTTTGTTTCTGAACAACGATATCGAAGCTCTGGAGACAGGCTGGTTTGAGGAGCTGCTCGGAAACTGTCAGCGCCCGGAGGTGGGCATCACCGGAGCGAAGCTGCTTTATCCGGACGGAACCATCCAGCACGCGGGTACCGTGATTGGAATCGGCGGGATTGCCGGACACATGTTTGTGGGGATGCCGGCGGAGCGCAGCGGCTACCTGCATAAGGCGTCACTGCAGATGGATTACAGCGCGGTGACGGCGGCGTGCATGATGATGAAGCGCAGCCTGTTTGAACGGCTTGGCGGCTTTGAGGAGCGGCTCTCTGTGGCGTTTAATGATGTGGATCTCTGTCTGCGGGCAAATGAGGCGGGTTTTCTGGTCGTTTATGACCCATACGCCTGCCTGCGCCACTACGAATCAAAGAGCCGCGGCGCGGAGGATTCGCCGGAAAAGGTGCGGCGGTTCCAGGAGGAAATTGAGTTTATGAGGACCCGCTGGGAGAAGCTTCTGAAGGCGGGCGACCCATATTATAATAAAAATCTGTCGCTGTCCAAATGGAATTATTCTCTGCGGGCGGACAGGAAAAAGGGGAGGAATACAAATGATTGA